One genomic window of Oncorhynchus clarkii lewisi isolate Uvic-CL-2024 chromosome 5, UVic_Ocla_1.0, whole genome shotgun sequence includes the following:
- the LOC139409790 gene encoding uncharacterized protein DKFZp434B061-like: MQQNRKDAKGDEYFCKAPYGSLLHIDPYGSLLHIDPYGSLLHIDPYASLLHIDPYASLLHIDPYASLLHIDPYGSLLHIDPYGSLLHIDPYASLLHIDPYASLLHIDPYASLLHIDPYASLLHIDPYGSLLHIDPYASLLHIDPYGSLLHIDPYGSLLHIDPYASLLHINPYGSLLHIDPYGSLLHIDPYASLLHIDPYASLLHIDPYASLLHIDPYGSLLHIDPYASLLHIDPYGSLLHIDPYGSLLHIDPYASLLHIDPYASLLHIDPYGSLLHIDPYGSLLHIDPYGSLLHIDPYASLLHIDPYGSLLHIDPYGSLLHIDPYASLLHIDPYGSLLHIDPYGSLLHIDPYASLLHIDPYGSLLHIDPYGSLLHIDPYGSLLHIDRKVSNKRQRIN, encoded by the coding sequence atgcaacaaaataggaaagacgccaagggggatgaatacttttgcaaggcaccgtACGGGTCCTTACTCCACATTGACCCGTATGGGTCCTTACTCCACATTGACCCGTACGGGTCCTTACTCCACATTGACCCGTACGCGTCCTTACTCCACATTGACCCGTACGCGTCCTTACTCCACATTGACCCGTACGCGTCCTTACTCCACATTGACCCGTACGGGTCCTTACTCCACATTGACCCGTATGGGTCCTTACTCCACATTGACCCGTACGCGTCCTTACTCCACATTGACCCGTACGCGTCCTTACTCCACATTGACCCGTACGCGTCCTTACTCCACATTGACCCGTACGCGTCCTTACTCCACATTGACCCGTACGGGTCCTTACTCCACATTGACCCGTACGCGTCCTTACTCCACATTGACCCGTACGGGTCCTTACTCCACATTGACCCGTACGGGTCCTTACTCCACATTGACCCGTACGCGTCCTTACTCCACATTAACCCGTACGGGTCCTTACTCCACATTGACCCGTACGGGTCCTTACTCCACATTGACCCGTACGCGTCCTTACTCCACATTGACCCGTACGCGTCCTTACTCCACATTGACCCGTACGCGTCCTTACTCCACATTGACCCGTACGGGTCCTTACTCCACATTGACCCGTACGCGTCCTTACTCCACATTGACCCGTACGGGTCCTTACTCCACATTGACCCGTACGGGTCCTTACTCCACATTGACCCGTACGCGTCCTTACTCCACATTGACCCGTACGCGTCCTTACTCCACATTGACCCGTACGGGTCCTTACTCCACATTGACCCGTACGGGTCCTTACTCCACATTGACCCGTACGGGTCCTTACTCCACATTGACCCGTACGCGTCCTTACTCCACATTGACCCGTACGGGTCCTTACTCCACATTGACCCGTACGGGTCCTTACTCCACATTGACCCGTACGCGTCCTTACTCCACATTGACCCGTACGGGTCCTTACTCCACATTGACCCGTACGGGTCCTTACTCCACATTGACCCGTACGCGTCCTTACTCCACATTGACCCGTACGGGTCCTTACTCCACATTGACCCGTACGGGTCCTTACTCCACATTGACCCGTACGGGTCCTTACTCCACATTGACCGGAAAGTTTCAAACAAAAGACAACGAATAAACTGA